In Agelaius phoeniceus isolate bAgePho1 chromosome 14, bAgePho1.hap1, whole genome shotgun sequence, a single genomic region encodes these proteins:
- the ZC4H2 gene encoding zinc finger C4H2 domain-containing protein isoform X3 → MADEQEIMCKLESIKEIRNKTLQMEKIKARLKAEFEALESEERHLKEYKQEMDLLLQEKMAHVEELRLIHADINVMENTIKQSENDLNKLLESTRRLHEEYKPLKEHVDALRMTLGLQRLPDLCEEEEKLSLERVCRVTSKSTGTRPFVPCAKPRAALGTPKSPRGNRMNEIQKIVTSSCPSTLPVEWQICPDFAELQTQV, encoded by the exons GAATAAGACTTTGcagatggaaaaaataaaggcaagaCTGAAAGCAGAATTTGAAGCCCTGGAGTCTGAGGAGAGGCACCTGAAGGAATATAAACAAGAAAtggacctgctgctgcaggagaagaTGGCTCACGTGGAGGAGCTGAGACTGATCCACGCTGACATTAACGTG ATGGAGAACACTATCAAGCAGTCTGAGAACGATCTGAACAAGCTCTTGGAATCCACTCGCCGGCTCCACGAGGAGTACAAGCCCCTCAAGGAGCACGTGGATGCCCTGAGGATGACTCTGGGTCTGCAGAGGCTGCCAGACCTGtgtgaggaggaagagaaactgTCCCTCGA GCGTGTTTGTCGTGTCACCAGCAAATCCACCGGAACGCGCCCATTTGTCCCCTGTGCAAAGCCAAGAGCCGCTCTCGGAACCCCAAAAAGCCCAAGAGGAAACAGGATGAATGAAATCCAGAAGATTGTGACAAGCTCCTGTCCCAGTACTCTTCCAGTAGAATGGCAAATTTGCCCAGACTTTGCTGAATTGCAGACTCAAGTATGA
- the ZC4H2 gene encoding zinc finger C4H2 domain-containing protein isoform X2: MDTVRGSLRDLAAKRNKTLQMEKIKARLKAEFEALESEERHLKEYKQEMDLLLQEKMAHVEELRLIHADINVMENTIKQSENDLNKLLESTRRLHEEYKPLKEHVDALRMTLGLQRLPDLCEEEEKLSLDYFEKQKAEWQTEPQEPPIPESLAAAAAAAQQLQVARKQDTRQTATFRQQPPPMKACLSCHQQIHRNAPICPLCKAKSRSRNPKKPKRKQDE; encoded by the exons GAATAAGACTTTGcagatggaaaaaataaaggcaagaCTGAAAGCAGAATTTGAAGCCCTGGAGTCTGAGGAGAGGCACCTGAAGGAATATAAACAAGAAAtggacctgctgctgcaggagaagaTGGCTCACGTGGAGGAGCTGAGACTGATCCACGCTGACATTAACGTG ATGGAGAACACTATCAAGCAGTCTGAGAACGATCTGAACAAGCTCTTGGAATCCACTCGCCGGCTCCACGAGGAGTACAAGCCCCTCAAGGAGCACGTGGATGCCCTGAGGATGACTCTGGGTCTGCAGAGGCTGCCAGACCTGtgtgaggaggaagagaaactgTCCCTCGA CTACtttgaaaagcagaaagcagaatGGCAGACAGAACCACAGGAGCCTCCCATCCCAGAgtctctggctgcagctgcagcagctgcccaacAGCTGCAGGTGGCCAGGAAGCAAGATACCAGACAGACAGCAACTTTCAGACAGCAGCCACCTCCAATGAAG GCGTGTTTGTCGTGTCACCAGCAAATCCACCGGAACGCGCCCATTTGTCCCCTGTGCAAAGCCAAGAGCCGCTCTCGGAACCCCAAAAAGCCCAAGAGGAAACAGGATGAATGA
- the ZC4H2 gene encoding zinc finger C4H2 domain-containing protein isoform X1, protein MADEQEIMCKLESIKEIRNKTLQMEKIKARLKAEFEALESEERHLKEYKQEMDLLLQEKMAHVEELRLIHADINVMENTIKQSENDLNKLLESTRRLHEEYKPLKEHVDALRMTLGLQRLPDLCEEEEKLSLDYFEKQKAEWQTEPQEPPIPESLAAAAAAAQQLQVARKQDTRQTATFRQQPPPMKACLSCHQQIHRNAPICPLCKAKSRSRNPKKPKRKQDE, encoded by the exons GAATAAGACTTTGcagatggaaaaaataaaggcaagaCTGAAAGCAGAATTTGAAGCCCTGGAGTCTGAGGAGAGGCACCTGAAGGAATATAAACAAGAAAtggacctgctgctgcaggagaagaTGGCTCACGTGGAGGAGCTGAGACTGATCCACGCTGACATTAACGTG ATGGAGAACACTATCAAGCAGTCTGAGAACGATCTGAACAAGCTCTTGGAATCCACTCGCCGGCTCCACGAGGAGTACAAGCCCCTCAAGGAGCACGTGGATGCCCTGAGGATGACTCTGGGTCTGCAGAGGCTGCCAGACCTGtgtgaggaggaagagaaactgTCCCTCGA CTACtttgaaaagcagaaagcagaatGGCAGACAGAACCACAGGAGCCTCCCATCCCAGAgtctctggctgcagctgcagcagctgcccaacAGCTGCAGGTGGCCAGGAAGCAAGATACCAGACAGACAGCAACTTTCAGACAGCAGCCACCTCCAATGAAG GCGTGTTTGTCGTGTCACCAGCAAATCCACCGGAACGCGCCCATTTGTCCCCTGTGCAAAGCCAAGAGCCGCTCTCGGAACCCCAAAAAGCCCAAGAGGAAACAGGATGAATGA